CACCCAGGCACTTGAAAATCCTGAGCATCGAGGTCGAGTTCGAGCAGTGTCTAGTTCATCCGGCTGGCAAAAAGTTTCGGTCAAGAATATGTTGGGATGTATAAGAAGAAAAAGACATCTAGTAATGTGAACAAGGAAGAGATAGTGGGTGAAAAAGTCGTGCAAGTTATGGAGATGCTAAGAACTGCAAGCTTAGCAATATCGCCTAAAATTGGCAGTAGCCCCCTCCAAGCACGGAGGAGTAGTTGTGGAGAGGTGGATCAGAGAATACAGGATCCATCACCCGGACTAGACACCATAGATACCCTTACGGAGCCGACAGTTTGCAGCCTTTTGGATAGCAATTTGAACATGGAGCTTACATTTGCCACTATCTATCCAGGTCAGGAGGTGTGCCATACAGTATTGGTAGAATATAGATATGTTGTGGTGCAACCTACTTTTGTGTGGGGCAATTCGAAGCAAATCCCATTACCTATCCCAGTCGGTGATGAGATCAGAAACCTTGGTGAAGCTCTTTGTAATTGAATACAATGACCAAGGGGAAGTATCCTAATACCACCAAGGACAAGGCCTCCCAACTTGGTCCCCACATCATCTTCAGGTGCACCTAGACTTACCCATCATCCTCACAAGTCACCCTCGTCATCTCCGGCACCTCAAAAGGATGCCCATGAGCCACCTGGTGCTGGACCGATAGAGCCACCTCCTCCTCTTGAAAAGGATGCCCATGAGCCAGCTGGTGCTAGACTGATAGAGCCATcacctccgcctcctcctcaaAAGGATGCCCATGAGCCACCTGGTGCTGGACTCATAGAGgcacctccaccacctcctcagAAGGAGGCGCCACCTCAGAAGGCAAAAACTTCAGCCGTTAGCACCATTTGGACTTAGGCTAATACTAAATACAAGCCTGGTAAGCCTATGCTATCAGAGGATGATCTAAAGGCTGCTGGACCATCATGTTAGCAATTGAAGTGCAAATGGTGTCAAGAACATTGGTGTACAGTTTCATGCATGCAACTTTGAAACTGATACGCCAGATAATTTTTATATCGGATTCAATGACTTGTATGACCTATTCAACCTTGATGCATTGGATGTTAGCTTGCTCAGGTGTTTCTCATTGTAAGTTCCTTGACACTAGAGTTTCATTAATTAGTACCATAATGTTCAAACTAACAACTTGTTTTTTTATGTAGGAAAATGTTTCAAATGGCAAAAGAAGTGGGGGTAGATGTCGGATTTGTTGAGCCACAAACATTCTTGGCCTCTGTGATCCAATTCGAAACCAATTTTGTAGTAGATCAAATTGCTAAGCTTATGCACCATGGCTTCGTGGTAGCAGCGTACAACCCGGGTGGCCACTGGGTACTAGTAGTCATTGTCATCAAGTAAAGTCTCATATTCTATATCGACTCCGCGAAGATTGTGCCGAAGCGAAAGTTCACAGATGTCCAACAAGTTGTTAATTGGTAGGTTTTTTGTAGGTTTGTTTCTATATATGCAAATTCTCTAACTCTTTAATGTTGCTAATCACTACTGCTTCATGCAATGCCTTTGGAAAGTACAAGAAGACTAAAGGACCGAAATCAAAGTCCAAAACAGCGAAACTCACACATAAGACTGATTTTCAGGTAATTCTGGCAAAGAAATGAAGGATTCCATTTTCGAAGCAGTATTGCCTTAATTTATGCCATTTCATCTAGCATAATATTTTTGTGTATTTTAGTGTGTTCAACAACCACCAAGGACCAATCTATGTGGTTTCTACGTTGCACACAACATGATGAACCTAGTGTGTGATGGAAAAACCTACAAAAAAGTTGTTGTATGTACTCTTCATAGCGCGTTTATGCATTAATCACTTGTTCTATTTACTTACTATTTGCCAATATACTTTTTATTAAGCATGGTGTTCTGCAGGATTATAAAGCTCCACTGGCCCAATTTCTATGCGATTTCATCATCAAGGATGTCATCCAACCGGACGACGGCTTCTACTATGGTCCAATTTAAAACTATGAAACTTGTGTATGACATGTGCAAAAAATGTAAACTTGATGTACATGTGTATATTTATGTTAGGTTACATTATTGTGAACTTGTGATGATATGTGAGGCTACATTGTAAATTTGAGATATGTGATGATATGTTTATGTTGAGTTCCTGCATTGTAGACCTGTCCTTTCTACTGTGGAGTATATATATTGCTTTCTGGTTCAAGGTGGCTGCCAAATCCTAGCTAGTTCCGGAATACAGCCAGGAAACAGCCCAGCCTAATTGGGCTGGCGGAGCTATAGGTAACAGGCATCATGTTTAGCCCGTTACCTATAGATCAATATGTAACGGGCTTCAAGTGACGACCGTTACCTTAGATTTTTCATAGGTAATAGGCATCAAGTGAACACCGTTATCAATGACCAATCAAAGGTAATGGATGTCACACTACGCCTGTTACCAATACTGACAGTGGGACAGGCGGGAGTAGACGCACGGGGTGATTGGTAACGGCATTTAGTAATTGACGCCCATTACCTCTGACCAATGAAAGGTAACGAGCCTCACATGACACCCGTTACCGGTACCGGCGGTGGGCCCAGGAGCAACTGCACAGGGTGATTGGTAACGGCCTTTAGTAACGGATGTTGTCCAACGCCTGTTACCAGTTGTACGTAATTGTTACCAATGACCGGTCATTAGTAACCCAGAATCGGTAACGTTGGCAATGCCCGTTACCAATGTAAGTCTTTGCCCGTTACTTATTACCCCACTTTCACGTAGTGGTGCCTACAATCTAGCATAAAGTAGAAAAGTAATTAAAAAGACATTACAAACAAAACCGAAGCTAAAATGCAGCAATTCAAGGCACCAAAGGAGCGTAAAGACAAAACAGCCAGACCCAAAAAAAAAGCTAACTTTGCCACAATTCACAAGGTATGTCCTTCATGCCCATTGGGCAACCTTACATACAGTAAATTAGTCTCTTTTACATCATTCAAATAGGTAATATAGGATGATAATGATATGATCTAAATTCAAAACTCCCTAGATAGAAACTCATTGAGTTAGATTATTTGATTATTTCTATGCTCTTGGATCTGAATTTGGCAAAAAAAAGGTACCTTTTACATTAGTATAGAAAATAATGGCGTAGAAGCAGGGTGGGGTCCATTCGCATGGAAGAGATTTGGAAGAACGGATTCACGTGCTAAAACCTTACACATCTTAGAGATATGTATTAGGGGGTGTTCGGTTGTGAAGGTCTAAATTTCAGCCTTGTCGcgtcaaaaagaatcttgttatttagaagtattaattaaagtttaattataaaactaattgcagaatctctgggctaattcgcgagacgaatctaatgaggttaCTGTCGCATCACTatagcaaattatggattaattaggctcattaaatttatctcgcgaattagcacccatttatgcaaaaagttttataaacagattttatttaatactcctaaatgACAAAATTCTCTTTGATAAGACAGGAGTAAAGTTTAGACCTCCGAAACCAATCACCCTTTAGACACCTCATTCCTTGTGAATCTTGCTTTAAAGTGCCTTTTTTGTCATACAAGGTGAGTCCCTTAAGCTACATCATTGTAACCTGGATCCCAATTTAAAACAACTTTATTTTCAACTTACAGCAAGAGATATCTATAGCATATGAACACTCTAACAAAATACAGAAAAGGTAACTAAAAAGACATTACAAACAAAACTGAAGCTAACATGCAATGATTCACGGAAAGAAAAGTAGCATAAAGTCTAAACAAACAAACATGGAAAAGCTAACTTTGCCACTATTCACAACAAATTCACAAGGTATGCTCATCATCACACCATGTACGTTTGCACTCACACTAGCTGCCGTGAGCCAAAAGAGAAAACAACCCAGATCACCACATCATATATGCCTTATCTCTGATCCCTTGATAGGAAACCGGCATGGGGTAGACACACTTGACATGGAGCAACCAAATGTTGAGACGCCAGCGGCGCACGGTTCCTGTGTGCACAGAACCTGGTTTGCTTGGGGGCAAACGCTATGGCCCTACTCCTGCATGCATGATCTGCTAGCCTGTCACAATGAGCACAACTGCACAACCATGCAGTGCATCGATCCAAGCCCAAAAAGGGCAGCATGGAGCAGGGGTGTGAACTTGCCTCTGCCATATATGCTAGTGTCACGAGAACGAGATGTGCTTCCGTGTTAGGCGAAGTAAAGTAGCCATAGCTAACTGAATTTGGTGCATATCAGGTGAAAATGAATGTATCTTTACACGTAATGTTTAGATAAATAGATCATGACTACTGAAATAGAGACAAACTAAACTAGACTTGGACACGTCACTGTGCATCTTTCGCCCTTGGGTTATGCAAAGCTCCAATATACCAAAACAACTTCACTCAAAGCCAAAGAAAAAAGAGAGTCTAGCTTTTTGCATGAAAGAGATTGGACCTAATTGTAGATTGACCCAAGAAAATGCTAAATTAGTACATTGATCCTACCTTTCATGAAGAGACGTTTAGAAATTATATATTGATAGTAAGGTCCTTGGTAAAAATTACATATTTATAGTAAGGACCTTGGACCTTTCTAAAATATTAACACAAGATTAAGAATGTAGAAGCACATCAAATTGTGCTGACGAAATGCACCATTACTAGAATTATACTATGATTGAAACGATATAATACCTACCACTTGACCAATATGCTTAACATCTAGAAGATATGCGTCTCCTCCGCTCCACATTTTAGTGGCTGTACTACGAGCCCACCAAGTAGTTAGGATGTCTAGAGTGGTAGTGGTGACGTAGAAGATACAACTGGGAAAACGCTAATGTAGGGAAGCAAATTACCATGGCTACCCAATATGGGTAGAAGATATATCACCAAAAGGGAGTAAGGGAGATGTGTGGTAGCCAAAGTAGGTAGTGCATATCACCAAGAGGCATTAAGGGAGATAGTTTCTATTGACAAGAGCTCTAGCAGAAGTTCCTTAATAGATGCTATCAATGGATATAATACATAGAGCATCCTTTTCCACAATATGTCCAACTAGTGTTTCTATAGGTACTATGAAACTATGGTAATGCCTAGTTGGCAAATGTGAATTCAAACATAAAGAAGCGATGACTAGAAACAATATAAGGAACATTACCATCATTTGGTTCCTCTTGGTAAAGAAAATGGAAATTGCTTGGCATTGAAAGCCATCTCTCTTTAGTGGCAATAGGGTCAACAGGGTGTAGCACCTCTCCAGTAGTGTAGAAGAGCCGCCGCAGCCAATACGAGATGAACGGCATCACGTGGTGATGTATTTCCACAACTAATAAAGCTTGATGAGTTGTGAGTGCCACTATCAAAGAATCCACTCATTCTAACCTATCATGCTCATATCAAAAGCATTCACCAGTCATCCAACAATGCTCTTGCTATGCAAGAATCATGATCGAAGCTAAGCTCCTGCCGACGATGCCATCCCCTATACCTATGGTTAGCATTTCCATAAAGATATGTAGATAGTAAAACATTAAGCAATCGCATCATATCCCTTTTCCCTATTCTAGGCATACTGAATCCTCCTCATCTCAATGTAACACCTTCCTCCTTACCATATTGTATTTTCCCTATTATAGGCATAGCACTTCCTCCTCATCTTAATATAACACTTTCCTCCTTACCATATTGTACGTAAGAAGCGGATGTGGCAAGAAAAATATTAATAAAAAGTAATACAATGGCTTAACTTGAAATCAAAAGGTGACTAGGCATGTGTCGGCGTTCGGGGACAGGGGTCCCCGGGCGCCATGTGGAGCTTGGATCTCAAGTCGCCACGTGTCTCGTACCCAGGTATCCTCTATGAGTTGAACCAGGGGCGTGAGGCCCAGgacgacccccccccccccccccccgtgctcGGTCGGGACCCATCCTTGCTCGGCAACCCTCCTCACCCCTGCCCACTTGTGAGGCAATTGGTGGGGACTGACACGCAGACAGATGAATTTATGGCGGTGAAGGAGAGCTCACCCGCACTGGTAGAGCCATATATCAGCCAAATGAGGCCACCCCCGTGCCTGAGCAAAATTATCACTAGCACCTGATTGCAATGCATTGGTACAGGTAGGCAACACAACAAGATGAAGCATTTTAGCAGTAGCAGGAACCAGCATGACATCATTTAGTACCCTGTTTAGGGGTGTTTTGCTTTGCACCCTCCCCCTTCTTTAGTTCTTGTCTGGATCCGCCAGTCGCCCGGGAGTTTGACCGGACCGCCTACCTGCCACGTACGTCGCCAGCATGGACAACCCAATCAATCCTATGAGGCCATAGGGGCCGTGGTAGAAGGTGTGGGATGCTATCCCATCAGGCAGAGGCAGGGCCGTATCCTGGCGACGGGCACTCGCCTACACGTGGACCATGACATGTGGGGACTATGGAAAGGGTGGAAGTGGGCTGGGCATTCTGGATGGTCCGTACCTAGGCGGATGTAGGAGATGATGACACATGGCACTTGACTGGATGATGCCCAGGCCTCCAATCATTTCTCTCATAGGGTATAGGATGACTTACCTACTATGGCGTGGGTGGCGGTACGGGATCCGTACGGCGCGGACGCCACCATCAGATGGCTATAGGATGGTTTTATCTAACTTCTTATCTGGTAGATGGGCACCTGTGGTGACCCCTTATGGGGAGGCCTGACGCATGTATAAGGGTTGAACACCAGTTAGACACTCGAGAAAGGAAGAGAGCATTGTAAACTGCCATTGTCAAGCTCCCGTGAGCTCGGCCAAGGTAAAAATGACGCATGCCCcgtaggacgtagggtattacatcTCCGTAGGCCCGAACCTAGATACATCGCATGTTCACTCGGATCCGCATCTCCTGAAACTCCACGAAACCGTTTCTCCAGCCAAACCCAAAAGGAGGATTCGTCGTGGGTCCTACGACTAGCGAGAGATCGCCAACAGCGTGAGCAGTGTTGGCTTCCTGCATAGGCCCCTTAAACCAAAACGTGATCCAATTTGAGCCCTGTCAGCATCGATTATGTGGGAATTAATTTTAGCGCACATAAACAACATGTAATGGAAACTGATACAATGCAAATCATTGTGCTCTAAAACTGCCGAACTAAAAACTACAATCGACCATTTTAGTTTCAAGGCAGTAAACAAAATAAGGTCCGCTAGGACTTGCCTCTAAATGTTTCCCTTAAAAAAACCAAATAGGGTTCTCTATGCAAAATCACCAGCCACCGATTCCTTATTAGATTGTCTAAGTTTTTTTCAAAACTAGAAAATAGACATAAAGTACTCAATGACTACAGGCAACATAAATTAAATTACAGGGAAGCAGATGGTGGCAAGTGCAAAAGGACAAAAAAATGTAGAGACGCCCGTTGCCTCGGCCAATCCCCTCTCACGCACAACTCACGTCTCTCTAACTATGGTTATTTGCTAACCCACCTCCTTAATCCCTCTCTTAACCCATCCCTCACCCCCTACTTGAGGCGCATCACCCCTGCGCACGAACACACAGCACGGACGCCAAGAACGATTGAAGGAGCGTGAGTGGGAGTTGGGAGGCAGAGCTGTCCAGTGGTGGCGCCGGAAGGTGGGGGCGTGCTGCCAGCAACCGAGTGTTGGTGCTGCTGCGcctgccgccggacagggacgAGTGGTGGTGCCTCCTCggagtgcggcagcggcggcgccggagcagTGCCGGATCTGCGACTTCGCCGGCGGCAGGCCACCATCCCTGAGGCTCCGCATTGGATCAGGTACGGCTGGCGGGTCCTCCCCGTTTTTCCTGGAATCCTGGGGTTCTCCGTTCGCGCTGCTAATTCTGCCGGCTCTATTTATTATTTCTCCGTGCCTCGTTTCTCTGGCTGGAAGAGCAAAAGCTGGCGTATTTGGCTGGAAAAACTATATTTTCTTGCAATTAGATGCAGCACAGCTCCATTTCTAGTAGCTTGCGGAACAGTACTTTCCGTTGCTATGCCTCTGTGATAAGCTCACAACTGTGCCTGATTTCATTCTTCTACCTCTTGACGTGATAGCATTAGGCGTTTGCTTCTTCATCTGCTTCTAGCAGCAGCGCTGCAGCGGGTCTGTGTCAATCGAGCTGTGGAGCAGAATTTGAGCCTGTGCAGCTACCGGAGTAGAGTAGATTCAGCTCGAGGAGTACGATATTCCTGTAGTAAAAGGGCCACCTTTGACAATTACTTACAGTTTTGACTAACCCGTTCGAGATGAGATGAGGTGGCTGGTGCTTTCAGCTACCAGGAAGAACTTagatgtgggttttggtgtgcCTTATTTCAGTTGCCATATGGAATTTTAGCGGCATGCCTAGATCTCCAGGGTGAGCAAACACAGGTGCTATTGATGGAAGTGATtggggggttgggggggggggtgatcTGAAATGATAAAACTGCAAAAAGATGCACCTATCTTCAACCAACATGTCATAGTTGCAACATGTACATTAAAAAAAAACAACCTAAGAGTAACTCCAACAGGCTAGGTATAATTCTAACTAAATTTAGTGTTTTAGAAAGCCTAGAGAGCTTCATAATGATGGTGTAAACCAACGCACTCTCTAAATCTTAACTCTATATTAATCCCCTTCCTCTTCCCTTCACCCGGAAGCAAACCTTCCTACTCGGCTTAGGAgcatcgccgccggcgccccggcCAGCTCGGGCTGCCATTCTTCGATTCCTCCCACCCGGACTTGCACCACCCCCTCCCGCACCTCCGCCCGTACTCCACCGCCCTCGCCCGAGCTTCTCCCGGCCGAAATCGGCCATCTTCGGCCCGCCGGAGTTGCTCCTCCGCCCGACCTCCTCCCTCACCATCGACCCCTACCTCCGgccgctcctcctcgccctccgacAGCACAAATCGGTCCCCGGTGAGCTCCTCATTTCGTCCGACCCCTTCCCCGCTCGTTTCCCTTGCCGAGCTGCTGGAAACGGTCGCGCCGCTGCGCCAGCCCCTCCTGCCGCCACCACTGCTCGTCGCGGGCAGCCCTCGCGCGGCCCTGCGCTGCGCCGGCAAGCGCCCCGGCTCCGCCCGGATGCGCAGCCCGCAGGtctgccccgccccgccgccggcgagaacggcGCGCAGCGCCACTGGCGCGAGGGGGCGGGAGGGCGCGGGaacaggcgcgcgcgcgggggaggaggaagatggcgaggggagggcgctcggcaaaaaAGCCTAAAAGGCTAGCGGAGGCATGTAGATGCCGAGCGGGATAGCGAGGGGAGGAAGATGGAGTCTGTTGGATGGAGTTTTTACAACCCCTAATCCAAATTTACCCAGCCAAATAGATTTACCTAGGCTGTGGGAGTTGCTCTAATGGTCAACAATTATATGAAAAGTGGTAGTCCACTCCTTGTGTGTGCCAATTTTTTCCTTAACAAAGATGGATGCTTACTTTAGCCATGTGAAATGTTGGGGTttcttgattgtgtgcctgccTGAGTGTGTCATGAGGAAACTTCCTTTATTTTTTGTTCCATGCTTCATGTGGAACAGGAATGATACTAGAGTTGTGTGAGTCATGAAGAGATAATTTTCATATCTTGTTTTTATACTTGTTAGTTGTTTGTTTCTTCTGACCTGGGAATATGATGATAACATCCTCTTATTCTGTCTTTCTTGCAGGATCTAACTATCAACTAGCAAGCTTGTCCATTTCCATCAGTTACGGCCCCCTGCTGTCTTCACCTTCCTTATTTGTTGTTGCTTTTTGGTGCTGCCTAGAAAGTGTACAGGATGTCTGTCATTTCCTAATGATCACTGGAGTGACGTCTCTCTCGCAAGTTGCACAGAAGAAAGCAAGCGAGAAGCCAGAAAGGCTGCATTTTGGCAGCTCCCCCTAGTACATTGGCCTCAATTCCTTTGTCAGTGTCCACTATGTCTCGCAACTTGGAGAGCCCAGTGCAGACCCAGATGGCAGTTTCAGCCTTGGATCGAGCTCTTGGCAGTGAGTATCCTACGAAAAGTATAAGTGAGACCAAGGTTGGTGGATGGAAACGAGTCTTTGTCCAAACTGACACTGGTTGTGTCCTGGCTGTTCGACTGGATCGCGGTGACAATGTGCACACGGTCAAGAGGAAGCTGCAGGTGGCCCTCAATTttcccactgaggagagttcTCTGACATTAGGTGATCGTGTCCTAAAAAATGATCTCAGCACCATCAGAAATGATTCCCCATTGCTTCTCACCAAGACATTCATGCATCGAAGCTCCTCCACACCATGCATGTCTCCTACAGGCAAGGATCTGCAGCAGCAAAGAGATAGGGGTTGTCCAATTGAACTGTTAGTATGCCCGAGCCGCTGCTCTCGAACAAGGCAGCTCGTGAAGGATGTTGCTAGGGCTATAAGAAAAGGTGTGGATCCTGTACCTGTCAATAGCGGGCTTGGTGGTGCCTACTATTTCAGGAACAGCAAAGGTGAGAATGCTGCAATCGTGAAGCCAAATGACGAGGAGCCATTTGCACCCAACAACCCAAAAGGTTTTATAGGGAAATCCCTTGGGCAGCCAGGCCTCAAAAGATCTGTTCGAGTTGGTGAGACTGGTTTCAGAGAGGTTGCTGCCTACCTTCTAGACCATGATAACTCTGCTAATGTCCCTCCAACGGTTCTCGTTAAGATTTCTCATCCTGTGTTTAATATGAATGAAGGCATGAACTGTGCTAACAAGAATGTTGCTGATGGTTGTACTCAAGCTGTTAGCAAGATTGCATCATTTCAGCAGTATATTCCTCATGATTTTGATGCTAGTGATCATGGAACCTCAAGCTTTCCGGTTTCTGCTGTCCATAGGATTGGTATTCTTGACATCAGGATCTTCAACACTGATAGACATGCTGGAAATCTTCTGGTAAGGAAGCAGACTGGAGCAGGAACATTTGGGAATCAGACTGAGCTTATTCCTATTGATCATGGTCTCAGCCTTCCAGAGTGTTTGGAGGATCCTTATTTTGAATGGATCCACTGGCCTCAGGCATCAGTCGCATTCTCTGAGGATGAGCTCGAGTACATAGCAAATCTTGATCCAATGAAAGATGCAGACATGTTGCGTATGGAGTTGCCTATGATCCGTGAAGCATGCCTGAGAGTACTAATACTCTCAACAATATTTCTGAAAGAAGCCACAGCATTTGGTCTGTGCCTTGCCGAGATTGGGGAGATGATGAGCAGGGAATTTACTGGGATGGAAGATCAGCCAAGTGAGCTAGAGTTTGTCTGCATGGAGGCTAGGAGGCTAGCAACAGAACAAGAAGACAGTTCAATAGAACATGACTCTGGTGACGAGGATTTAACTCAATTTGAACTGGATGGTGATGATCATGAAATGCCAAAACAACcatctgcccatcagtttgaaTTTAAGCAGGGAAACTACATAAACCAACTCTCTAAATTGGATGAGgctgatgaagaagaagaagaagaagaagaagaagaagaagaagaaaagtttGCATTGAGGCTGATGAGACTGGATGACATTGAGGAGGTAGAAAGCAATGCAGAAAAGTTTGCATGCCCTAAGCCTGTCAATAAGTGGCTTGCTAACATTTCGAAGCTGTCGACCTCACTGAAGGGTGTCAGTCTAACAGACAAAACCCAGCGTCAACTGTCTACTGGCCCTAAGATTGTGGATTCCGTGAAAACTTCTAAGAGTAGTAGCAACGACCATGGCTCTCAACTTTGTAACTGGGGGAGTGCAAATGATATGCTCCCGACAAGTGTGAGCTTCGTCAAGCTGGCTGACATGGGACTTGAGACGTGGGGGTTGTTCCTTGAGAAGTTCCAGGAGCTTCTGCCTGAGGCATTCCGCTCGCACAAGAGCAGCGTGACAGCGCAAAGGGCAAAGCCAAGGCTGGGCACTTCTTGCCAGTTTTGAGTTAGCGCAGGAGTAGGGAGGTGAGCACCTGTTCAGCCGCTGCTGTTTGCTTGCAGGTGTTAAGCTATGCAGTTCTAGAATAAAGCCATCCTTCACTGGATTGCAATAGGGTTTGAGTGATTGAGCGCCTGATCCAGAGGTCCATGTTGTGATGATGGCCTTGCCCTGTAcatagttttttttttccttttcatttTCTAGCTAGGTTGCTAGACATGAGTTGCTTCAAGGAAGTTGGGATGTGATGTCACCCCAGTTCTTGGGGCGCCCAACTCTTCCACTCATGATATGCATTCAAAAGTTCCATTCAAATAAACATTCAGCAGAAAGTTTCTGATGTGGTA
The genomic region above belongs to Panicum hallii strain FIL2 chromosome 4, PHallii_v3.1, whole genome shotgun sequence and contains:
- the LOC112890290 gene encoding phosphatidylinositol 4-kinase gamma 5-like isoform X1 is translated as MSRNLESPVQTQMAVSALDRALGSEYPTKSISETKVGGWKRVFVQTDTGCVLAVRLDRGDNVHTVKRKLQVALNFPTEESSLTLGDRVLKNDLSTIRNDSPLLLTKTFMHRSSSTPCMSPTGKDLQQQRDRGCPIELLVCPSRCSRTRQLVKDVARAIRKGVDPVPVNSGLGGAYYFRNSKGENAAIVKPNDEEPFAPNNPKGFIGKSLGQPGLKRSVRVGETGFREVAAYLLDHDNSANVPPTVLVKISHPVFNMNEGMNCANKNVADGCTQAVSKIASFQQYIPHDFDASDHGTSSFPVSAVHRIGILDIRIFNTDRHAGNLLVRKQTGAGTFGNQTELIPIDHGLSLPECLEDPYFEWIHWPQASVAFSEDELEYIANLDPMKDADMLRMELPMIREACLRVLILSTIFLKEATAFGLCLAEIGEMMSREFTGMEDQPSELEFVCMEARRLATEQEDSSIEHDSGDEDLTQFELDGDDHEMPKQPSAHQFEFKQGNYINQLSKLDEADEEEEEEEEEEEEEKFALRLMRLDDIEEVESNAEKFACPKPVNKWLANISKLSTSLKGVSLTDKTQRQLSTGPKIVDSVKTSKSSSNDHGSQLCNWGSANDMLPTSVSFVKLADMGLETWGLFLEKFQELLPEAFRSHKSSVTAQRAKPRLGTSCQF
- the LOC112890290 gene encoding phosphatidylinositol 4-kinase gamma 5-like isoform X2, translating into MSRNLESPVQTQMAVSALDRALGSEYPTKSISETKVGGWKRVFVQTDTGCVLAVRLDRGDNVHTVKRKLQVALNFPTEESSLTLGDRVLKNDLSTIRNDSPLLLTKTFMHRSSSTPCMSPTGKDLQQQRDRGCPIELLVCPSRCSRTRQLVKDVARAIRKGVDPVPVNSGLGGAYYFRNSKGENAAIVKPNDEEPFAPNNPKGFIGKSLGQPGLKRSVRVGETGFREVAAYLLDHDNSANVPPTVLVKISHPVFNMNEGMNCANKNVADGCTQAVSKIASFQQYIPHDFDASDHGTSSFPVSAVHRIGILDIRIFNTDRHAGNLLVRKQTGAGTFGNQTELIPIDHGLSLPECLEDPYFEWIHWPQASVAFSEDELEYIANLDPMKDADMLRMELPMIREACLRVLILSTIFLKEATAFGLCLAEIGEMMSREFTGMEDQPSELEFVCMEARRLATEQEDSSIEHDSGDEDLTQFELDGDDHEMPKQPSAHQFEFKQGNYINQLSKLDEADEEEEEEDDIEEVESNAEKFACPKPVNKWLANISKLSTSLKGVSLTDKTQRQLSTGPKIVDSVKTSKSSSNDHGSQLCNWGSANDMLPTSVSFVKLADMGLETWGLFLEKFQELLPEAFRSHKSSVTAQRAKPRLGTSCQF